From Novosphingobium sp. MMS21-SN21R, the proteins below share one genomic window:
- a CDS encoding nuclear transport factor 2 family protein, protein MTPEQMIKFVDDLYESTGVGDFDKAETMLTDDFFITEADCLPMAGTYRGKTALRELYAKVMTMVDVVALDRVETTAGKDHAVTILSFRFADPSVPPAELCEMFRFRDGKCCEIRPFYFEPSVFHAAVAAKAKQSA, encoded by the coding sequence ATGACGCCCGAGCAGATGATCAAGTTCGTCGACGACCTTTACGAAAGCACCGGGGTCGGTGATTTCGACAAGGCCGAGACGATGCTGACCGACGATTTCTTCATCACCGAGGCCGATTGCCTGCCGATGGCGGGGACCTATCGCGGCAAGACCGCGCTGCGCGAACTCTATGCCAAGGTCATGACGATGGTCGATGTCGTAGCGCTTGACCGGGTGGAAACGACCGCGGGCAAGGATCACGCGGTGACGATCCTGTCGTTCCGCTTTGCCGATCCATCGGTGCCGCCTGCCGAACTGTGCGAGATGTTCCGCTTCCGCGACGGCAAGTGCTGCGAGATCCGCCCGTTCTACTTCGAACCGTCGGTGTTCCACGCCGCCGTTGCGGCCAAGGCTAAGCAGAGCGCCTGA